In a single window of the Salvelinus alpinus chromosome 15, SLU_Salpinus.1, whole genome shotgun sequence genome:
- the LOC139539601 gene encoding prostaglandin E2 receptor EP4 subtype-like codes for MNDTSNFTTHTVHDKSAAAMALPVFMFAVGVIGNTIAIGALSGSKQGRKPSAFFALVCGLAVTDLLGTCLASPITIATYLDKNVLYDRHLCEFHSFLLLFFGVAGLSIICAMSVERYLAICCPYTYQRWGIGQQFARKCLFCIYLSNILFCCLPVMGMTESMSQPSKTWCFINWMAHEPLSAAYSFLYASVSFLLILMTIVLNFAVCGTLLIMHRRKIQRPVTRGSTRAHWTALSSGVEAQMMTVLVVTSMVVLGCSAPLVVRVFANQISREDNSHADLKAIRIAAVNAILDPWIYILLRRTLFSKIRRLSKRVYSGRKGKEPMLPVKSSQRTFHYQTNTHDLPS; via the exons ATGAACGATACAAGTAATTTCACTACACACACTGTGCATGACAAGTCAGCTGCAGCCATGGCTTTACCTGTATTTATGTTTGCAGTTGGTGTCATTGGAAATACAATAGCAATAGGCGCTCTATCTGGATCTAAGCAAGGGCGCAAGCCGTCCGCGTTCTTCGCCTTAGTTTGCGGTTTGGCTGTCACCGATCTTCTTGGGACTTGTCTGGCCAGCCCAATCACCATAGCCACTTACCTCGATAAAAATGTACTCTATGACCGTCATCTTTGTGAATTCCATTCATTTTTGTTGCTGTTCTTCGGAGTGGCAGGACTAAGTATTATATGCGCAATGTCTGTTGAGCGCTACCTCGCAATATGCTGCCCTTACACATACCAAAGATGGGGAATTGGCCAACAGTTTGCGCGCAAGTGCTTGTTTTGCATTTATCTCAGCAACATTCTATTTTGTTGTCTTCCAGTGATGGGTATGACTGAAAGCATGAGCCAGCCCTCCAAAACCTGGTGCTTCATCAACTGGATGGCTCATGAGCCGTTGTCTGCAGCCTATTCGTTTTTATATGCAAGTGTGAGTTTTCTACTCATATTGATGACGATAGTCCTCAACTTTGCAGTTTGTGGCACTCTATTGATAATGCATCGCAGGAAAATCCAACGTCCAGTTACTAGAGGGAGCACACGGGCGCATTGGACAGCGCTTTCCTCCGGCGTGGAAGCCCAAATGATGACGGTGCTCGTGGTGACCTCGATGGTTGTTTTAGGTTGCTCAGCGCCGCTGGTG GTACGCGTATTTGCTAACCAGATATCACGGGAAGATAATTCCCATGCAGATTTGAAGGCTATACGGATTGCCGCCGTCAACGCCATCCTTGACCCTTGGATCTACATTTTGCTGAGAAGGACTCTGTTCAGTAAGATTCGGAGATTATCTAAACGGGTTTACAGTGGTCGAAAAGGCAAAGAACCCATGTTGCCAGTCAAATCCTCACAAAGGACTTTCCACTACCAAACAAACACccatgacttgcctagttaa